The genomic window tgtaaagttctgaggttaggtaatgatgatagagttacaagatacgagctagatggtgttgtgattgcgaagtcggattgcgaaagggatctgggagttatgattagtaagaatttaaaacaaaaggatcaatgcataaatgttcgtaataaggcaaatcggacacttggatttattaatcgcagcgttagtaacaagacacctggtgtggttctcaagctatatcttgctctagttaggccccatttagattatgcagttcagttttggtcgccatattatagaatggatataaattcacttgaacgtgtccagcgtaggatgactaagttaattccccaaattagaaatctttcatatgaagaaagattaacaaagcttaagttgcattcactggaaaggcgaagagttaggggtgacatgatagaggtttacaagtggatgaatggacataaccggggggatattaatagggtattaaaagtatcaacacaggacagaacacgaaacaatggatataaattgaataagtttagatttaggaaagtcttgggtaaatactggttcagtaacagggttgttgatttgtggaaccaattgccgcgtaacattgtggaggtggggtccctcgattgtttcaagcacgggttggacaagtatatgagtgggattgggtggttatagaataggagctgcctcgtatgggccaataggccttctgcagttacctttgttcttatgttcttatgttcttatggttaGGCAttcatggaatcaggggagaaaattcCTGCCTCAATACAAATAACATATTAACTCTGACTAAACCGCAACTTTCGATTTCCGCAAGTTCAAGTTTAAGTATATTTATTGAGAAAAgacagaaatacatctcaaagggatagagtagcttaggctatttctaacccTCCTCTACTACAAGTCCCTcatggggcgcacaaattcaatgggtacaaatacacaaattacaatacaagaatcccatttaacattccaggttaatatagtaagcacagcatataagtgttacactcttggggcaaaattcttgtggctcctaagtattctgtctatcataccattatcactcatctaaacaatttgatgtggtacactacttatttccttatttctatagttatcaataagttgacactctaatacataagttcactgacatcaacaccgtattgccagatatatttgtatcctaatcttaatttcatgtaaattgaatctttccaagtagactttcctctaccataagtggacccaccacagcccggaccaaccgggctgtggtgggtatgtagcctgcgggccgctccaagcaacagcctggtggaccaaactctcacaagtcgagcctggcctcgggccgggcttggggagtagaagaactcccagaaccccatcaaccaggtatcatcaaccaggtaagtggaggacgaatttgtatttattattgcatAATTCTTAAGaattcacctaggtgtgcttgcgggggttgagctctactctttcggcccgcctctcaactgttactacaaTTTTTTCCAGTATCTCTTAGGCAGAGCAATACATTCTGGAaaacatactttataacattagaacataagatacTCATATATGCCCTCTTCTTATACTttatcatacattgttcattacttcccaccttttgaactgagaggattaattcattagctcccccacctctcattattctaatggcagaggctacatttatctctgaaattctatccccaatactctgcagattcaactccatcctcattatctcaatcacagcatttcttgggcatcctaagataattctcatggcttcattttgtaccttctccaacttgcccatcctacctttaccaaaacaagaaatgacaggtgcaccataatcaataagagatctgacAGTACTCAGTtgtatcattcgtagcacagggggactcccactccttttccacagcatgccaaggcctacagaggttgtaatctcttccgacattgacccaacagtctgttcatctcagcttccaaactttaggtacattcaaacttagttttgtcttcattaaccaccagtcccatgtGGTGGCACAGATTTCCGAAATTATCCAACaccgtttgaacctttgaaatatctttgccctgaaacaagatatcatcggcatatacgaTCAAACTTGAACGACACAGACAAGTTAGCTAAAACTGTATGTGATgagcctgaaattgagttggatatgggcattccaatctctgctgtaaaagccgcaatatttcaggaaattacggaagacagaagagcagttactgacactcaaaggccaaaaagcacgagtataaagagctatgacatgtttagaaccgagaattatatgtacTGGCAGCATAAACCATCcaccagtgtgacattgtaatttccAGAATTAGGCTTGGATattgatatctatggcaggtggctgcagataATGAAttccccaatggtgaacattcacaacgtaaactatgtgaacaagagctgggacatactctccaaaactatatctgtgattgccctgttataagtgacttccgacctaatggtatgaggtactttgagctctgtaattacttcatacactcaggaatattggaatatattcttatactgtacccagattttgctagtagaGGTTAATAAATCAACCTTACATTTCATCTCTCGACTTTTAGTCAGAGgattgatttgtttttgtattgaggctgctattttctcccctgattccatgtacgactaaccatcctgtgagatgggaatattacatGAACTTACAGCTAGTTTTTTCATCTACAGTGTAatatttcatatagaatagggtagcaacacattgctgtgtatactgaAGCTtgttaatttaaaaaaataaattaaaagaattattattattaaaaagaatTTACACTTTTGGGGCAAAGTGTTTGAACCTCTTAAGAATTCTCTCCGTCATAACATTATCACACATTCCAAACAATTTgacgtggtacactatttatttctttatttttattggaATCAAGCAATTTACATATCAtatggtatagggtgcataataaattaactaaactaactcttATACTGTACAGTGATTTAACATGCAAGCATACTGCATAATTTACATTCCTTATCTTTTTCATTGACATCAGCACTATATTGCTATCAATATTTATACCATAATCttaagatcatgtacaaagtccttTCAAATAGACTTTCCCCTTCCATATACGTGAAGGACAAGGACGAGTTCGTGTTTATTATATATTGCATAATGCTAAagtaggtaattatcaaaagaaggcaccatgcataATGTTTAAGTAGGTTATTGGTGTCCACCATTAACATTCTCTTAGATTTTTTTATATACTCTTGGATCAGCTTAATTCTTGTCTTTATTTGTGTCTTATTTGACATTGTTTATACTACCATTGCCAAGAGCTTTGTCCGTAGCCCTCTTTGCTATCTCATCAGCTGCCGCATTAAACAATATTCCCACATGCGATGGGATTCACATAAATCTTACTttacataaattgttttgtttcTTAATGTTCTCTCTATACTTatccacaatatgctaatatattggtCTGCTGCTATTTAATGACCCCAATTCCTCTACTATCAATAAAGACACATGCATCTTTATCACTCTTTATTACTTCCTTTAAGCCCACTAATGTTCAGCCTGCATTGAAGACACattgtggtaagacactcgcccggcGTTTCGTGAGcatttggcctgggtttgtattGACCAGGCaccaattcttaactgtagcatcaattcacccagcagtgaatggggtacccagttaaatgatttggcgggttgtattccggggaaaaattaggatcaagggcctgcccgaaatgctattcgTGCTAGTgaccttacaagaatgtaagaactgttgtatatataaataagtaaaataaaataaaataaaaaaattcatcagcttccccacctctcattaatttaATTGCTGAAGGTACATTTCTCTCAAATTCTATCCCTAATATTATAAGTTCAATTACATTCTCATTATCTTTGTTAAATCAACATTTGTTACATCAGTTTACATTTGTCTAAATGTAACAGTCTAAATTTTGAATGTACAGTaccttaatttccccataagattaAAAGAACTAAATTCCCCATAAGATTAAAAGAATTAACAGATGATTGCTACTTGCATGAGATAACTTATGATATTAGGCCAATGAGAATGAGCTGCCTAAAGCTACATAGATACAGCATTTTCTACAAGCAATATAAAGTGAAACATTTGTATTTTATCAAGTTAATAATGCAGTGGAAAAAAGGGGATTCaaaaatataaatgaaaatatgaaagtaAAGATGCTCCCAAAGTTAGTTTTCTTTAATAATTTTAATGGTGTCAAAATTtattacagtatataaacaatACATGTGAGATGATAAGACTAAGTCACTTGTTCTGTTAATTGTGTCCGTTTGtgcttcatttttttatttttcaactttCGTCTGTGATTATTCACTCTTGCCTGAGCCTTTTTCTGTTTTTTAGCATCTCTAGCTTGCTTTAACTTCATCAAGCTGCTTTTCTTCATCACTTGAAAGGTGCTCTTTTTGAGAGAGCGATACAGGTCTTTCTGACTGTGAATGCCAAGCTCATCTAATTTTTCTTTATCTATTTCATCGTCATCCTCATTCCCAGAATCTTCCTTAACTATACTTTTGGTAGATGCCATTTTTGGGTGTGCATTTCCAAGTCCCATCTGTAATCAAAAGAGTTTGTTGTTTTAGTTGTAAGATGAAGTAATTATCACAAGAAAGTGCTTAGCCATTACAGCGATATAACTCTTGGAAgagatgaggataaggatttaggataggacagagggaaggaatggtgcccaaccacttggacggatgCAGATTGAATGCCAACCTGCAAGACAGTACAGTCGCTGTACTgtacagtccaagtggttgggtgaagTGATTATGTATACAGTTTGGAGAATTGAAGAATGTTAAATGGCAACAATATCGAGATGAATAAATAGACAATACAGCACTTAAAATTCTCAACTCCTGAAATATTTTTCATATGAAGGAACCCTTATCCTgtgtaataaatatatattttatattttttttaaatatatatatagtacagtatataaacaCAAATACCTGTACTTGCCTGATTGGTTCCAATGTGATGCTGAGAGGAGATCAAGTCAATTCCAGATATTTCAACTGTAGCAGACCCACAGTCGGTAACAGTTACATTAATATTTTCCACATTATCTTCCTCGTCATCATTGTCACTTTCTGGCATTTCTTGATTGTTGTATATCATTTTCTTGATCAATTGAACTCGCTGAAAAATAAGTGTACAGTGTGGTACTTAATTAATTTACCTTATTTACTACTTatacactgtacagtactttggttaTCTTTCTGACTTGTTGCATACAGTATTTTTAAAGCAGTAATTTGCATGTCTATTATTAAAAGTGAATTATTCACACAGAATAGCAAGAGCAAATGTATTCTCAGGAATATTCTATAGAATTTTTTAAACTGTACACAACataatatgtttgatatttgTTTATAATCTGACTAGCAAGTAGATTATACATTAGACTATTGCAATAATTCAGATAAAATTTGATAACAAATAATTAAGATTACTTTCAATGAGAGTGATGTGACCTAGAATTGCTATTCACTTGTCACACTAATCAGATGAGGGATATCGACTCCCAATTTCTGACTTGGTATTGGAAGCAATGTTTAACACTGCTACATTAACGAAATACTCTGTACAAAAGAACACAAGTGTTTACTCTAAACAAAATCAAGTTTCAAATGTAATGAGTAGCCTTTTCTGGTGGGCCCCCAGTAGCTCCCTGAGTTTAGCTCTGTTACCACGAAGGATCAGAACTATGGACCTCTCTATAAAGTGAGGGGAGCTTAGGGATTAGAGATTGACTCAAAACCAGCTAAAGCCCACCAGAAAGCATAGGCATTACAAAACAAGAATCTGTTTGAAGTAAATTCGTTGCCCTATGGTACACAAGACAAATGATTGTTGTCATAGAGTAAATATCTTAATAGTGATGCACCTAGGCCAGCCTGGTCTTTCACTTTGGAGCTGGCTGTGTAAAACcccacagggaagaagggaacagGATGCAAAGGAACCTCTCAGTAGCTCCCTGAACTTTCTCAAAACAGTACCTTGACAGAGAAAGCCACCTATTCTGGAAAACACAAAATGTGGACGGGGCTTAACCATGGAAGAACAGGAGAGGGCCAAGTGCAAAGAATGGCAGCTACAAGCCAAACATCCAGAGCAACATAAATGAAGTGAGGCTAACGGATATCAGCAAGGAATGAGAAACAAAAGCAGAAAGACTGTAAGAACCCCGAGCCCAAATAATAGCCACAGGAAGACTGGCAAAGAAAGCCTTCAAAGCCGCAAACAGTTGTACAGTACATCCATAGAGTAGGAATAAACAGCTGACTGAACCAAACCAAAATTTTTCAAAACCTGGGAAAGACAGGGCTTTAGATCAAGGTATATTAGAAACAGGGACAATAAACAGAGCCATGACCCCAACAGCACAATGTTCTCACAAAAAACATATTGCAGCCACATATGTTGAGGTACTGTATTGGCACTAGGTGGACAAGTGAGCATTAAGTCTGGCTAAGACCCTCAGGTGACCTGACCTGTGCTGCCATCTGGTGTCAGTCGAGGACATCATGATTAGAGTACTACAAAGTTACATGAATAGCAAATTAGGAAAACTGACTTACATCTTTTCTTATAttcttcatttcat from Procambarus clarkii isolate CNS0578487 chromosome 94, FALCON_Pclarkii_2.0, whole genome shotgun sequence includes these protein-coding regions:
- the LOC123747379 gene encoding nucleolar protein 12, with product MKTHVNTKTFPNKKKWKPKSNKTKQLQPQNRKNKLHIKFDIEDRREYLTGFQKRKRERREKAHKQIEEDLKNEMKNIRKDRVQLIKKMIYNNQEMPESDNDDEEDNVENINVTVTDCGSATVEISGIDLISSQHHIGTNQMGLGNAHPKMASTKSIVKEDSGNEDDDEIDKEKLDELGIHSQKDLYRSLKKSTFQVMKKSSLMKLKQARDAKKQKKAQARVNNHRRKLKNKKMKHKRTQLTEQVT